Proteins encoded in a region of the Pelmatolapia mariae isolate MD_Pm_ZW linkage group LG6, Pm_UMD_F_2, whole genome shotgun sequence genome:
- the LOC134628965 gene encoding vasorin-like — protein MIQYFLVFVLSSGLVLSSDCPASCNCPMQGSIFCINLPAPIVPRVPTTTQNLYIFQNAIITLAQEDFKGLVELELLDLSQNELTEIPDGVFEMLSKLKNLDLSTNQITHIYKGSFSGLVQLERLYLHSNRIQSIHLEAFEGLEKLLELKLQGNQLTSLPSLQFPSLLLLDLSNNNIPTLSPSDLQTPHLETLKVASLKLTTLHEDLVTSLKNLHELDISSNQLAEVPRALKHDFLKGLTKLSLAGNPLGDLRVEDFDKLSGLQELDLSSLNLQGFPPHFFHTFPKLRTLTAAKNPFDCLCPLAWFPVWLKEKKVILERHEETRCHFPLVNAGKMLSELDHKDFGCPSTTTLQMGSPIGSTSVPQLPYTSPRTTHTNAIPPPPPPSEETISPKTEPPVFPSSTSGQYEHFCPPNICLNGGTCYFDPVGELGCLCLSGTFGLYCENMDDVPQPPATEDSIVTTEMPDKLDAISSRQVTSTSILLDLHRFIKTQPHIRGIKLTYRNLSGPDRRSITLNVPPNYPEYTLRGLRPNCTYSVCASPLGEKISSRANNSAEMWSCTEAHTEGIPVTSSEPWVETQASMTYTLIPALAALALVLGLAVVAGTIICLRKRKQANSGLEPELGPTDPDPMELEGKTCLENGGNGTTPLKQPEIDHCFTPQPLPYMQQNGGLDYVALLVQGHCPSNNNVTSLKPSYF, from the coding sequence ATGATACAATACTTCCtggtctttgtcctgtcttctgGGCTGGTGTTATCATCTGACTGCCCAGCAAGCTGTAACTGCCCGATGCAGGGGTCAATATTCTGCATTAATCTTCCTGCCCCCATTGTGCCCCGTGTCCCAACAACGACACAAAATCTCTACATCTTCCAAAATGCCATCATTACTTTGGCTCAAGAAGACTTCAAAGGTCTAGTGGAGTTGGAGCTTTTAGATCTGAGCCAGAATGAGCTTACAGAGATTCCGGATGGTGTATTTGAGATGTTGTCAAAACTGAAGAACTTAGACTTATCCACTAACCAGATTACCCATATATACAAAGGCAGTTTTTCTGGCTTGGTACAACTGGAGAGGCTGTATCTTCATTCAAATCGCATACAGAGCATTCATTTGGAAGCTTTTGAAGGTTTAGAAAAGTTGCTAGAACTAAAACTACAAGGGAATCAGCTAACCTCGCTCCCATCACTTCAGTTCCCCAGTCTTCTCCTTTTAGACCTCAGCAACAACAATATTCCAACTTTGAGTCCCTCAGACCTACAGACTCCCCACCTGGAGACACTTAAGGTGGCCTCTCTAAAGCTTACTACTTTACATGAGGATCTCGTAACCTCCCTGAAGAATCTTCATGAGCTAGACATTTCATCAAACCAGTTAGCTGAGGTGCCCAGGGCCCTAAAACATGATTTCCTAAAAGGGCTAACTAAACTGAGCTTGGCTGGCAACCCATTGGGGGATCTGAGGGTGGAGGACTTTGATAAATTATCTGGGCTTCAAGAACTGGATCTCAGTAGTCTAAATCTCCAGGGATTCCCaccacatttttttcacactttccCCAAGTTGAGAACCCTGACAGCAGCTAAGAATCCATTTGACTGTTTGTGCCCATTAGCCTGGTTCCCTGTCTGGCTAAAAGAGAAGAAAGTGATTCTTGAGAGACATGAAGAGACCAGATGCCACTTTCCTCTAGTTAATGCTGGGAAGATGCTTTCAGAACTGGATCACAAAGATTTTGGATGTCCATCAACCACAACATTGCAAATGGGCTCTCCCATTGGAAGTACTTCTGTTCCACAGTTGCCATACACATCTCCAAGAACAACCCATACCAATGctattcctcctcctccaccacctaGTGAAGAAACTATCTCTCCAAAAACAGAACCTCCAGTCTTCCCAAGCTCCACCAGTGGGCAATACGAGCACTTTTGTCCACCAAACATCTGCCTTAATGGTGGCACCTGTTATTTTGACCCAGTGGGAGAACTCGGCTGTTTGTGTCTGTCAGGAACATTTGGCCTCTACTGTGAAAATATGGATGATGTTCCTCAACCACCAGCAACTGAAGATTCTATAGTTACCACCGAGATGCCTGATAAACTTGATGCCATCAGTTCACGTCAGGTGACCTCCACATCAATCCTTCTTGACTTGCaccggtttatcaagacacagCCGCATATTCGTGGCATCAAGTTGACCTACCGTAACCTCTCAGGGCCTGATCGCCGATCCATTACACTGAATGTTCCACCCAACTATCCTGAATACACTTTACGTGGTCTGAGACCAAACTGTACCTATTCAGTCTGTGCTAGTCCTTTAGGAGAGAAAATCAGCTCTCGGGCCAACAACTCTGCTGAAATGTGGTCATGTACAGAGGCTCATACCGAAGGGATTCCAGTGACATCCTCAGAGCCCTGGGTGGAGACACAGGCATCTATGACATATACTCTCATACCTGCTTTAGCTGCTCTTGCACTGGTGCTGGGATTGGCCGTGGTGGCTGGGACAATCATCTGTCTAAGGAAAAGGAAGCAGGCCAATTCTGGATTGGAGCCTGAGCTGGGCCCCACTGATCCTGATCCCATGGAACTGGAGGGGAAAACTTGTCTGGAGAATGGAGGAAACGGTACAACACCCCTCAAACAGCCGGAGATTGATCATTGTTTTACTCCTCAGCCACTTCCATACATGCAACAAAACGGGGGGTTGGACTATGTAGCACTCTTAGTGCAAGGGCACTGCCCTTCAAATAACAATGTTACGTCATTAAAACCATCTTATTTCTAA